One stretch of Daphnia pulicaria isolate SC F1-1A chromosome 6, SC_F0-13Bv2, whole genome shotgun sequence DNA includes these proteins:
- the LOC124344130 gene encoding translation factor Guf1, mitochondrial-like: MMWKSRHAFKMCRCKSYKHVFWKRQIFLLPEHMSLQQSFRHYSSKSKSEIDLTLFPVERIRNFSIIAHIDHGKSTLADRLLELTGTISKGGHEAQMLDRLQVERERGITVKAQTATLVYNYQGNDYLLNLIDTPGHVDFSFEVSRSLAACQGVILLVDANQGVQAQTVANFFLAFSQNLAIVPVMNKIDLKNADPESVATQMKNVFEFEPKNILRISAKTGLNVDAVLQSIVERIPPPKHCNINKPFRALLFDSWYDRYRGVIAVIAVIDGIIRNGDAISAKHTGKSYEIKDLGILQPNEVSLSCLQAGQVGYVVCNMRSSNEAKVGDTLFKKGLINVEEVASFRQSKPMVFAGVYPMDQSETAALRSALDKLTLNDSSVTVAKESSAALGQGWRLGFLGLLHMEVFNQRLEQEYGAEVIVTVPSVPYKIRLLGEKNIKLYGARDIIVNNPAQFPDVSIIEQFFEPMVLGTIITPDVYFGPIMSLALDRRGVQIDSKNIDNSRIMMQFRFPLNEIAVDFYDALKSLSSGYASFDYEEDGFQESDIVKLNLMLNGEIVEELCTVVHVSKARKYGKEICLRLAETIPRQMFQVAIQAVIGGKVVARENVAALRKDVTAKCYGGDISRKMKLLKRQAEGKKRMKSIANIEIPRETFIKVLKR; this comes from the exons ATGATGTGGAAATCACGTCATGCTTTTAAAATGTGCAGATGCAAATCCTATAAACATGTGTTTTG GAAGagacaaatatttcttttgccaGAGCACATGAGTCTCCAACAAAGTTTTAGACACTATTCCAGTAAATCTAAATCTGAAATTGACCTAACCTTATTCCCTGTCGAGAggatcagaaatttttcaatcatAGCTCATATTGATCACGGGAAGAGTACTCTTGCAGATAGGCTATTAGAATTAACAG GAACAATAAGCAAAGGAGGTCATGAAGCCCAAATGCTTGATCGTTTGCAAGTAGAAAGGGAGAGAGGCATTACAGTGAAAGCTCAAACTGCCACATTAGTATATAATTATCAAGGAAATGACTATTTGCTGAATTTAATCGATACACCGGGGCACGTCGATTTCTCCTTTGAAGTATCACGGTCATTGGCAGCATGCCAGGGGGTTATTCTTTTAGTTGATGCAAATCAAGGAGTTCAAGCTCAGACAgttgcaaatttttttcttgctttttcTCAAAATCTGGCAATAGTTCCTGTCATGAATAAAATTGACCTGAAAAATGCTGACCCGGAGAGCGTAGCTactcaaatgaaaaatgtgtttgaatTTGAACCGAAGAATATCTTACGT aTTTCAGCTAAAACAGGCCTTAACGTAGACGCGGTACTTCAGTCCATTGTAGAACGTATTCCTCCTCCGAAACATTGTAATATAAATAAGCCTTTTCGAGCTTTACTGTTTGATAGTTGGTACGACCGATACCGGGGAGTTATAGCGGTTATTGCGGTGATTGACGGAATTATTCGCAACGGTGACGCCATTAGCGCAAAGCATACGGGCAAATCCTACGAAATTAAAGATCTTGGTATCCTTCAACCTAACGAAGTCAGCCTCTCCTGTTT GCAAGCAGGACAGGTTGGATACGTTGTTTGCAATATGCGTTCGAGTAATGAGGCAAAAGTTGGCGACACGTTGTTTAAAAAGGGTTTGATAAATGTCGAAGAAGTAGCTTCATTTCGACAATCCAAGCCGATGGTCTTTGCTGGTGTTTACCCGATGGATCAGTCTGAAACGGCAGCGCTCAGAAGTGCTTTAGATAAGCTTACTTTAAACGATTCTAGCGTCACTGTTGCCAAAGAATCAAG TGCTGCTCTCGGACAAGGTTGGCGACTCGGTTTTTTAGGTCTTCTTCACATGGAAGTCTTCAATCAACGCCTTGAGCAAGAGTACGGAGCTGAAGTTATCGTCACAGTTCCCAGT GTTCCCTACAAAA TTAGGCTACTTGGCGAAAAGAATATTAAGTTATATGGAGCAAGAGATATCATTGTAAATAATCCAGCTCAGTTTCCAGATGTATCAATTATTGAACA GTTTTTTGAGCCCATGGTTCTAGGCACTATTATAACCCCAG ATGTCTATTTCGGACCAATAATGTCTTTGGCCTTGGATCGACGAGGTGTTCAAATTGACTCGAAAAACATAGACAATTCACGAATCATGATGCAGTTTAGGTTTCCCTTGAATGAAATAGCCGTTGATTTTTATGATGCTTTGAAATCTCTTTCATCCGGTTATGCTAGTTTTGACTACGAAGAAGATGGTTTTCAAGAATCGGATATTGTCAAG TTGAACCTAATGTTGAACGGCGAAATTGTAGAAGAACTGTGCACAGTCGTTCATGTTAGCAAAGCTCGTAAATACGGGAAAGAGATTTGTCTGCGCTTGGCTGAAACGATACCAAGACAGATGTTTCAAGTTGCGATTCAGGCTGTTATTGGTGGCAAGGTGGTGGCTCGGGAAAACGTCGCAGCCCTACGGAAAGATGTCACTGCCAAATG CTATGGTGGTGATATCTCGCGGAAGATGAAACTTCTCAAACGACAAgctgaaggaaaaaaacgaatgaaatCCATCGCCAATATTGAAATCCCCAGAGAAACTTTTATAAAAGTGTTGAAGCGGTGA